The following are encoded in a window of Candidatus Ozemobacteraceae bacterium genomic DNA:
- a CDS encoding tetratricopeptide repeat protein, with the protein MKARHKILALVCVFCVVCLLSWLGAGPSHAGETKQLEVLQKAVQEGGTEADFKALAGYLGKSRNVDDAVQVAVTGLRKYPSSTGLLNLHGLLMHRRGRPSEALSSFRRCLEIDPNNSFAREWISRVSSTASSSNAVNSVSETKQVRDPDMHAGADIVSPSPATALSPEDQEKMALQILEEVTEIDDWNLEAIETRYRRIIETCPQSRYVPEVCWRLSNLYLYAWDMMNDQPNYDGIIEILSLMLEKYPVDDLKDDVLQRLAIAYEKTDRWPEAAMCQGQRLQLIPADEQDSQQTLAKMLLYADSLRNAGKLDEAQEIYRRVVDLCKNDDSFLARMAQQKITATQQGK; encoded by the coding sequence GTGAAAGCCCGTCATAAGATTCTCGCATTGGTATGCGTGTTTTGTGTTGTCTGTCTCCTTTCCTGGCTCGGAGCAGGACCATCGCATGCAGGCGAAACGAAACAACTGGAAGTGCTCCAGAAAGCGGTTCAGGAGGGTGGAACGGAAGCCGATTTCAAGGCTCTCGCCGGGTATCTCGGAAAAAGTCGAAACGTCGATGATGCCGTTCAGGTTGCCGTGACCGGATTGAGAAAATATCCGTCGAGCACCGGCCTTCTGAACTTGCACGGTCTCTTGATGCACAGGAGGGGGCGTCCTTCGGAAGCTCTTTCCTCGTTCAGGAGATGCCTTGAAATTGACCCGAACAACAGCTTCGCCAGGGAATGGATCAGCAGAGTATCTTCGACGGCGAGCTCATCGAATGCCGTGAATTCAGTCTCCGAGACGAAACAAGTGCGTGATCCTGACATGCATGCAGGAGCAGATATCGTTTCGCCCTCACCCGCAACGGCTCTCAGCCCCGAGGATCAGGAAAAAATGGCTCTGCAGATTCTGGAAGAAGTCACAGAAATTGATGACTGGAATTTGGAAGCGATCGAAACGCGATACCGCCGGATCATCGAGACATGTCCGCAGTCGAGGTACGTTCCCGAAGTCTGCTGGCGATTGTCCAACCTGTATTTGTATGCCTGGGATATGATGAACGATCAACCAAACTATGACGGGATCATTGAAATTCTCTCCCTGATGCTGGAGAAATACCCGGTTGACGACCTCAAAGACGATGTATTGCAGCGCCTGGCGATCGCTTATGAGAAGACCGACCGCTGGCCCGAAGCGGCAATGTGCCAGGGGCAGCGATTGCAATTGATCCCGGCCGACGAGCAGGACAGCCAACAGACCCTTGCGAAAATGCTCCTGTATGCGGATAGTTTGCGGAATGCGGGCAAGTTGGATGAGGCTCAAGAGATCTATCGGCGAGTCGTGGATCTTTGTAAAAACGATGATTCTTTCCTTGCTCGCATGGCTCAGCAAAAAATTACCGCAACCCAACAAGGAAAATAG